One Pseudomonas sp. C27(2019) DNA window includes the following coding sequences:
- a CDS encoding DEAD/DEAH box helicase: MNAPFKLRPYQQEAVDATLKHFRKSDASAVIVLPTGAGKSLVIAELARLARRKILVLTHVKELVEQNHAKYQSYGVLGGIFSAGLSRKESQFQVTFASVQSVAANLEQFKDEYSLIIIDECHRISGDENSQYQRIIEQLRQQNKGLKVLGLTATPYRLGMGWIYRYHYRGFVRSEEDKPFVHCIYELPLIYMISRGYLTKPELIDAAVAQYDFSTLAQNRFGEYAEKDVNALLGKHQRVTRAIIEQVMQLAVKRQAVMIFAATVDHAKEITDYLPPEQTALITGATDQRERDELIQRFKQRQLKYLVNVSVLTTGFDAPHVDFIAILRPTQSVSLYQQIVGRGLRLDEGKKDCLVIDYAGNAVNLYHPEVGEKKPNPDSEPVQVLCPDCGFANIFWGKTDGAGQVTEHYGRRCHGLLEWDEDEETAAHDQRPEQCDYRFRFKECLHCGSENDIAARHCHQCKKAIIDPDDQLKDALKLKDAMVIRCAGITLSAHKGKADSHNANTLKVTYHAEEGEELSESFDFSKPAQRTVFNKLFGRRLANGQAPQQFSKIADVLAMQALLPAPDFVIARKTKHYWQVQERIFDYQGTYRKANEI, translated from the coding sequence ATGAATGCACCTTTTAAGCTGCGGCCTTATCAGCAGGAAGCGGTGGATGCCACTTTAAAACACTTTCGCAAATCCGATGCGTCGGCGGTGATTGTGTTGCCGACCGGTGCCGGTAAAAGTCTGGTGATTGCCGAATTGGCGCGTCTGGCTCGGCGTAAAATACTGGTGCTAACCCACGTTAAAGAGCTGGTTGAGCAGAACCACGCCAAGTACCAGAGCTATGGTGTGCTGGGTGGTATTTTTTCTGCGGGGTTAAGCCGTAAGGAAAGTCAGTTTCAAGTGACCTTTGCCAGTGTGCAATCGGTGGCGGCCAATCTTGAGCAGTTCAAAGATGAATATTCATTGATCATTATCGATGAATGTCACCGCATCAGTGGTGACGAAAACAGTCAGTATCAGCGGATTATTGAGCAGCTACGCCAACAAAATAAAGGCCTGAAAGTGCTCGGGCTGACTGCTACGCCGTATCGTTTAGGTATGGGTTGGATTTATCGCTATCACTATCGAGGCTTTGTCCGTAGCGAAGAGGATAAGCCTTTTGTGCACTGCATTTATGAGCTACCGCTGATCTATATGATCAGTCGAGGCTATCTCACTAAGCCTGAGTTGATTGATGCGGCGGTGGCGCAATATGATTTCTCAACGCTGGCGCAGAACCGCTTTGGCGAGTATGCAGAAAAAGATGTGAATGCGCTGCTGGGTAAACATCAAAGGGTCACTCGTGCCATTATTGAACAAGTCATGCAGCTGGCGGTGAAGCGGCAGGCGGTGATGATCTTTGCCGCCACCGTTGATCACGCCAAGGAAATCACCGACTATTTGCCGCCAGAGCAGACCGCCTTGATTACCGGCGCGACCGATCAGCGTGAACGTGATGAATTGATTCAGCGTTTTAAGCAACGGCAATTAAAGTATCTGGTGAACGTCTCAGTACTCACCACCGGCTTTGATGCGCCACATGTGGACTTTATCGCTATTCTGCGCCCGACCCAGTCGGTCAGCCTGTACCAGCAGATTGTAGGCCGCGGTCTGCGTCTGGATGAAGGTAAAAAAGATTGTTTGGTGATTGATTACGCCGGCAACGCTGTCAATTTGTATCACCCTGAAGTGGGTGAGAAGAAACCCAACCCTGACAGTGAGCCGGTGCAAGTACTCTGCCCAGATTGTGGTTTTGCTAATATTTTTTGGGGTAAAACTGACGGTGCAGGGCAGGTGACTGAGCATTACGGTCGCCGTTGTCATGGGCTGCTGGAGTGGGATGAAGACGAAGAGACAGCAGCGCACGACCAACGCCCTGAGCAGTGCGATTACCGCTTTCGTTTCAAAGAATGCCTGCACTGCGGCAGTGAGAATGATATCGCCGCGCGTCATTGCCATCAGTGCAAAAAAGCCATTATTGATCCTGATGATCAGCTAAAAGATGCGCTGAAACTCAAAGATGCCATGGTCATTCGTTGTGCGGGGATCACCCTAAGCGCCCATAAAGGAAAAGCCGATAGCCATAACGCGAACACACTGAAAGTCACCTATCACGCTGAAGAGGGGGAGGAGCTCAGCGAGTCCTTTGATTTCAGCAAACCGGCCCAGCGTACAGTTTTCAATAAACTATTTGGCCGACGCTTAGCCAATGGACAAGCGCCGCAACAATTCAGCAAGATTGCAGACGTGCTTGCCATGCAAGCCTTATTACCCGCCCCAGATTTTGTGATTGCACGCAAGACCAAGCACTACTGGCAGGTGCAAGAACGGATATTTGATTACCAAGGCACCTACCGTAAAGCGAATGAAATATAA